A part of candidate division Zixibacteria bacterium HGW-Zixibacteria-1 genomic DNA contains:
- the pyk gene encoding pyruvate kinase, translated as MAMTGIICTIGPSSDKDNMLGEMIEAGMNVARLNFSHGNHGDHQKRIDALGRLNRESAGNVRIMQDLEGFRIRIGSFEDRAADTIELKEKQIVFLSNQITKHDSDTIPLDYQGSLQVIKAGDFIYIDDGNIALRATNVTENSVQCEVVNPGILKEHKGVNIPDARFPFKGLAEKDRHDLEFGIKNKVDFIAQSFVRSRQDITDIRDFISKTNFSCQLIAKIENKDGIENLDEILDVADGIMVARGDLGVSLPIYEVPILQKMIIKKCEQRGKTVITATQMLESMTENLRPTRAEVSDVANAILDGSNYVMLSGETAVGKHPVETISMMKKIIDFTEQSQAPNKDIL; from the coding sequence ATGGCTATGACAGGAATAATCTGCACGATTGGCCCTTCCAGCGATAAAGACAATATGCTGGGGGAAATGATAGAAGCCGGGATGAATGTGGCCAGGCTGAATTTTTCTCATGGCAATCATGGCGATCATCAAAAGCGAATCGATGCTCTTGGCCGGTTAAACCGGGAAAGTGCTGGTAATGTCAGGATAATGCAGGACCTGGAAGGCTTTCGAATAAGAATCGGTTCATTCGAGGATAGAGCCGCCGATACCATCGAGCTCAAAGAAAAACAGATTGTCTTCCTGAGCAATCAAATTACAAAGCATGATAGTGACACAATACCGCTGGATTACCAGGGTTCCCTGCAGGTTATTAAAGCGGGTGATTTTATCTATATCGATGACGGGAATATCGCACTCAGAGCGACCAACGTGACGGAGAATTCCGTACAATGTGAGGTAGTCAATCCCGGCATTCTCAAAGAGCACAAAGGAGTCAATATCCCTGATGCCAGATTCCCCTTTAAGGGTCTGGCGGAAAAGGACCGCCATGACCTTGAATTCGGCATAAAAAACAAAGTCGATTTTATTGCACAGTCGTTTGTGAGAAGCAGGCAGGATATCACTGATATCAGGGATTTCATTTCAAAAACCAATTTCAGTTGTCAGCTAATTGCCAAAATCGAGAACAAAGACGGCATCGAGAATCTTGACGAGATACTGGATGTCGCCGACGGTATAATGGTTGCCCGAGGGGACCTGGGGGTGTCTCTCCCTATTTACGAGGTTCCGATCCTGCAAAAAATGATCATCAAAAAGTGCGAACAGCGGGGGAAGACAGTCATTACCGCCACCCAGATGCTGGAAAGCATGACCGAAAACCTGAGGCCGACCCGCGCCGAGGTAAGCGACGTGGCCAATGCCATCCTGGACGGTTCGAATTATGTGATGCTGTCGGGTGAAACGGCTGTCGGCAAGCATCCGGTGGAAACGATCAGCATGATGAAAAAGATCATTGATTTTACCGAGCAATCGCAGGCACCTAATAAAGACATACTCTAA
- a CDS encoding efflux transporter periplasmic adaptor subunit — MATTCIYRMKTIWFLIISVLLLIAGCNSGDDAPAVRGAGRAISVEAMVLRPQPIENKIFTTGTLLANEEVELRPEVSGRVITVSFEEGRGVRRGDILLKINDRELQAQLKRKQLEETLSVDEVRRKKALYDINGISQEDFDRAQNALNIIRAEREVIESQLAETEIMAPFDGVVGLRYVSEGSYVTPTTLVATMQDIDPIKVEFSVPEKYSGKLKAGTDVMIQAGDIEEKHQGRIYAVEIKVDPATRTLKARATIPNPEGRLIPGSFARVEITLERIPEAIVIPTGAILPQLEGDKVFICENGLARSVPVTTGIRTERSVQISRGLNPGDTLILTGLMQVTDGKPVQISDFSTE, encoded by the coding sequence ATGGCAACCACTTGTATATATAGAATGAAAACGATCTGGTTTTTGATTATATCGGTGCTTCTGCTCATTGCCGGTTGCAATAGCGGCGATGATGCGCCCGCTGTCCGCGGGGCCGGGAGGGCGATTTCGGTCGAGGCGATGGTATTGCGCCCGCAACCGATAGAAAATAAGATTTTTACCACCGGAACGCTTCTGGCCAATGAGGAAGTCGAATTGCGGCCGGAAGTATCGGGCCGCGTGATCACTGTCTCTTTTGAAGAGGGCCGGGGAGTCCGGCGCGGCGATATTCTTCTTAAGATAAACGACCGCGAACTGCAGGCGCAGCTGAAACGCAAGCAGCTCGAAGAAACCCTGTCGGTCGATGAGGTGCGGCGCAAAAAGGCATTGTATGATATCAACGGCATCAGCCAGGAAGATTTCGATCGGGCTCAAAACGCTCTTAATATTATCCGGGCGGAGCGAGAAGTGATCGAATCGCAATTGGCCGAAACCGAGATTATGGCGCCCTTCGACGGGGTGGTCGGCCTGCGTTATGTCAGCGAAGGGTCATATGTGACACCGACTACGCTGGTGGCCACAATGCAGGATATCGACCCGATCAAAGTGGAATTTTCGGTGCCTGAAAAATATTCCGGCAAGCTCAAGGCCGGGACGGATGTTATGATTCAGGCCGGGGATATAGAGGAAAAACACCAGGGAAGGATTTATGCCGTCGAAATCAAAGTCGATCCGGCCACGCGGACTCTTAAGGCCCGCGCCACCATTCCGAATCCCGAGGGACGTTTGATTCCGGGTTCGTTCGCCCGGGTCGAGATTACGCTGGAACGGATTCCAGAGGCGATTGTCATTCCGACCGGGGCCATTCTGCCCCAGCTTGAAGGCGATAAAGTTTTTATCTGCGAAAATGGTCTGGCTCGTTCGGTTCCGGTTACGACCGGCATCAGGACCGAAAGGTCGGTCCAAATCAGCCGGGGTTTGAATCCTGGCGATACTCTTATCCTGACCGGCCTAATGCAGGTTACCGACGGCAAACCGGTTCAGATTTCCGATTTCTCCACTGAGTAA
- a CDS encoding acriflavin resistance protein, which yields MIISSICINRPVLATVMSILIVLFGVIGFLFLGVREYPSVDPPVVSVSTSYTGANADVIESQITEPLEESINGISGIRSLTSTSRDGRSSIRVEFELGVNMEAAANDVRDRVSRAQRNLPTDVDPPIISKADADATVILSMAIQSDRRTLLELSSIANDIFKERLQTIPGISEIGIWGEKKYSMKLLIDPGRLAAHGLTPLDVRSALNQENVELPSGLIEGYNTELSIRTFGRMSTPEEFNNLIIKETQGSVVRLRDIGEAVLAPENERTLLRGDGGIPMVAVAVTPQPGSNHIAIADEVYRRVEQIKRELPEDISVKITQDVTANIRKAITEVEETILIAFLLVLLVIFAFLRHWRTTIIPLVAIPISLIGAFFIMYAAGFTINILTLLGIVLSTGIVVDDAIVVLENIYSKIERGIPPREAGHQGSREIYFAIISTTITLASVFLPIIFLQGLTGRLFREFGIVVAGAVLISAFVSLTLTPMMSARILHKGHHETKFFQLSEQLFKRLVSGYHRWLSRFIARRWLAPVIMVVSVLIIFGVGALIPSELAPMEDKSRLSINITAPEGTAYDAMRGYVGNLIKIVDTIPEKEAILSLTAPGFGSSGAANSGFIRINLVPPDQRERSQQEIANALSARLRAESFARAFVTQEQTIGGGRRSGLPVEYVIQAPTMDKLKEVLPAFMARAQADSVFEIVDLNLKFNKPELTIEIDRDRARALGITIRDIAETLQLYFSGQRYGFFIFNGKQYSVIAQANRVNRDEPLDLSSIYVRNNQDKLIQLDNVVTMSYRTNPPQLYRFNRYVSGTVSASPAPGFTLGSAIDEMDKISGEVLDESFSTTLSGTAKEFAESSNTLLFAFILALILVYLILSAQFESFRDPLIIMFTVPLALAGAILSLWFFGQTFNIFSQIGIIALVGIVTKNGILIVEFANQRRNQGLGMVEAVIDAAVQRFRPILMTSLATAFGVLPIALAIGAASKSRVSMGIVIIGGLLFSLGLTLFVIPALYTYLSSKRREIIESIHSQTVDKQA from the coding sequence ATGATAATATCTTCGATTTGTATCAATCGTCCGGTTCTGGCGACGGTCATGTCGATTCTGATCGTCCTTTTCGGCGTTATCGGTTTTCTCTTCCTTGGAGTCCGTGAATATCCCAGTGTCGATCCCCCGGTGGTTTCTGTTTCCACCAGCTACACGGGAGCCAATGCCGATGTTATCGAATCGCAGATTACGGAACCGCTGGAAGAATCCATAAACGGGATTTCCGGAATCAGGTCGCTGACTTCGACAAGCCGTGACGGCCGCAGCTCGATCAGGGTGGAGTTTGAACTGGGTGTGAACATGGAAGCGGCTGCCAATGATGTTCGGGACCGCGTTTCCCGGGCCCAGCGCAATCTTCCCACCGATGTCGATCCTCCGATCATATCCAAAGCCGATGCCGATGCGACAGTGATATTATCTATGGCGATTCAAAGCGATCGACGGACGCTTCTGGAGTTGTCCTCCATCGCCAATGATATTTTCAAAGAGCGTTTGCAAACCATTCCCGGTATCAGTGAAATCGGTATTTGGGGTGAAAAGAAATATTCCATGAAACTGCTGATCGACCCGGGTCGGCTGGCCGCCCATGGACTCACGCCGCTGGATGTCAGAAGCGCTCTCAACCAGGAGAATGTCGAATTACCCTCCGGTTTGATCGAGGGTTACAATACCGAACTGTCGATCCGAACTTTCGGACGGATGTCCACGCCGGAAGAGTTTAATAATCTGATTATCAAAGAGACGCAGGGTTCGGTTGTGAGACTGCGCGATATCGGCGAAGCGGTTCTCGCGCCGGAAAACGAGCGGACGCTTTTGCGAGGCGACGGCGGGATACCGATGGTGGCGGTGGCGGTGACACCGCAGCCCGGTTCAAATCATATTGCCATCGCCGATGAGGTTTATCGCCGGGTGGAGCAGATCAAGCGGGAACTGCCTGAGGACATCAGTGTCAAAATAACCCAGGACGTTACTGCCAACATTCGCAAGGCTATTACGGAAGTTGAAGAGACGATCCTAATTGCCTTTTTGCTGGTTCTTCTGGTTATTTTTGCCTTTTTGCGACATTGGCGAACGACTATTATCCCGCTGGTGGCGATTCCAATTTCGCTGATCGGCGCCTTTTTCATAATGTACGCCGCCGGTTTCACCATCAATATTCTGACTTTGCTTGGTATCGTCTTATCGACCGGGATCGTGGTTGATGACGCTATCGTCGTGCTGGAGAATATTTACAGCAAAATTGAGCGGGGGATACCGCCTCGCGAGGCCGGTCACCAGGGCTCACGAGAGATTTATTTCGCCATCATATCGACGACGATCACCCTGGCGTCGGTGTTCCTGCCGATCATCTTTCTCCAGGGATTAACCGGCCGCCTGTTTCGGGAGTTCGGTATTGTCGTGGCGGGGGCGGTACTAATCTCAGCTTTCGTTTCCCTGACGCTGACTCCGATGATGAGCGCCCGGATTTTGCACAAAGGCCACCACGAGACTAAATTTTTCCAGCTCAGCGAGCAGTTATTCAAACGTCTGGTTTCCGGTTATCACCGTTGGCTGAGCCGATTCATTGCCCGTCGCTGGCTGGCACCGGTAATCATGGTTGTCTCGGTGCTGATCATTTTCGGAGTCGGCGCCCTGATTCCATCGGAGCTGGCCCCGATGGAGGATAAGAGCCGCCTGTCGATCAATATAACGGCCCCGGAAGGGACCGCTTATGATGCCATGCGTGGTTATGTCGGGAACCTGATTAAAATCGTCGATACAATTCCGGAAAAAGAGGCGATTCTTTCTTTGACTGCTCCCGGATTCGGTTCCAGCGGTGCGGCCAATTCCGGTTTTATAAGAATCAATCTGGTCCCGCCGGATCAGAGGGAAAGAAGTCAGCAGGAAATAGCCAATGCTCTTTCGGCCAGGCTGCGGGCCGAATCTTTTGCCCGCGCCTTCGTGACCCAGGAGCAGACTATCGGCGGCGGCCGCCGCTCGGGTCTGCCGGTGGAGTATGTTATCCAGGCCCCCACCATGGATAAGCTGAAGGAGGTCCTGCCGGCCTTCATGGCCCGGGCGCAGGCCGATTCGGTTTTCGAGATTGTCGATCTGAATTTAAAATTCAACAAACCGGAGTTGACCATTGAGATCGATCGCGACCGGGCGCGGGCACTGGGGATCACTATCCGTGATATCGCGGAAACTCTGCAGTTGTATTTCAGCGGTCAGCGTTATGGATTCTTTATCTTTAACGGCAAGCAGTATTCGGTTATTGCGCAGGCCAACCGTGTCAATCGCGATGAGCCGCTCGATCTCAGTTCGATATATGTCCGGAATAATCAGGATAAGTTGATTCAGCTTGATAATGTCGTGACCATGTCCTACCGGACCAATCCGCCGCAGTTGTACCGCTTTAACCGTTATGTCTCGGGGACCGTGAGTGCCTCGCCGGCTCCCGGTTTCACGCTCGGCTCGGCGATCGACGAGATGGATAAAATCTCCGGCGAGGTACTGGATGAATCATTCTCGACGACTCTATCCGGGACGGCCAAGGAATTCGCCGAAAGTTCGAACACGCTTCTGTTTGCTTTTATCCTGGCCCTGATCCTGGTATATCTGATTCTCTCGGCACAGTTCGAGAGTTTCCGGGATCCGTTGATTATCATGTTCACCGTTCCGCTGGCCCTGGCCGGAGCGATATTGTCACTCTGGTTCTTCGGCCAGACTTTCAATATTTTCAGCCAGATCGGGATTATCGCCCTGGTCGGAATCGTCACCAAGAATGGTATCCTGATTGTTGAATTCGCCAACCAGCGCCGAAACCAGGGGCTGGGAATGGTCGAAGCGGTAATCGATGCTGCCGTACAGCGTTTCCGTCCGATTCTGATGACCAGTCTGGCGACCGCTTTTGGTGTGCTGCCGATTGCACTGGCCATCGGGGCGGCTTCCAAAAGCAGGGTGTCGATGGGTATTGTCATTATCGGTGGATTATTATTTTCGCTCGGCCTGACGCTTTTCGTGATACCGGCGCTGTACACTTATCTATCCTCGAAACGAAGAGAGATTATCGAATCAATACATTCTCAGACAGTTGATAAACAGGCGTAA
- a CDS encoding catalase codes for MSKKKKQLTTSAGIPVGDNQNALTAGPRGPLLVQDWQLFEKHAHFNRERIPERVVHAKGSGAYGTLTVTHDITKYTKAKLFSAVGKKTDCLLRFSTVAGERGAADAERDVRGFAMKFYTDEGNWDLVGNNTPVFFVRDPYKFPDFIHTQKRDPKTNLRSNTAQWDFWSLSPESLHQVTILFSDRGLPRSYRHINGYGSHTYSFINKKNERFWVKFHFKTAQGIQCMTGEESAAIIAKDRESHQSDLFETIEKGDFPRWNLKIQVMTEEQAEKTIYNPFDLTKVWPHGEFPLIDVGVLELNRNPENYFAEIEQSAFSPANMVPGISQSPDKMLQFRIFSYADAHRYRLGVNYESLPVNRPRHAVNTYHRDGVLRFDGNYGGDVNYEPNSFGGPAEDARFKEPPLKISGDADRYNHREGNDDYTQAGNLYRLMPKDERQRLHKAIAGAMSGVPKEIIERQLGHFAKADKAYAEGVKKALGW; via the coding sequence ATGTCAAAGAAGAAAAAGCAATTGACGACCTCGGCCGGCATCCCGGTCGGTGACAACCAGAATGCCTTGACGGCCGGGCCGCGCGGTCCGCTGCTGGTCCAGGATTGGCAGTTGTTCGAGAAACATGCTCACTTTAATCGTGAGCGTATTCCCGAGCGAGTGGTGCACGCCAAAGGTTCGGGCGCCTACGGCACCCTGACCGTCACTCATGATATCACCAAATACACCAAGGCCAAACTTTTCTCCGCCGTGGGTAAAAAGACCGATTGTCTTCTGCGGTTTTCCACCGTTGCCGGAGAGCGTGGTGCCGCCGATGCTGAACGTGATGTCCGGGGCTTCGCGATGAAGTTCTATACGGACGAAGGCAACTGGGATCTGGTCGGCAATAACACGCCGGTCTTTTTTGTCCGCGACCCCTATAAGTTTCCCGATTTTATCCATACCCAGAAACGGGACCCGAAAACCAACCTAAGAAGCAACACGGCACAGTGGGATTTCTGGTCGCTTTCGCCGGAAAGCCTGCATCAAGTCACCATCCTCTTTTCCGATCGAGGGCTGCCGCGCAGCTATCGCCATATTAACGGTTACGGCAGTCACACTTACAGCTTTATTAACAAGAAGAATGAAAGATTCTGGGTCAAGTTCCATTTCAAAACGGCCCAGGGAATTCAGTGTATGACCGGAGAAGAGTCGGCGGCTATCATAGCCAAAGATAGGGAGAGTCATCAGAGTGACCTCTTTGAAACCATCGAGAAGGGAGATTTTCCCAGGTGGAACTTAAAGATTCAAGTGATGACGGAGGAGCAGGCCGAGAAAACTATTTATAACCCATTCGATCTTACCAAGGTCTGGCCCCACGGGGAATTCCCGCTCATTGATGTCGGTGTCCTGGAATTGAATCGCAACCCGGAGAATTACTTTGCTGAAATAGAACAGTCGGCGTTTTCGCCCGCCAATATGGTGCCCGGTATCAGTCAGAGTCCGGATAAAATGCTCCAATTCCGCATCTTTTCATATGCCGACGCCCATCGCTATCGTTTGGGTGTGAATTATGAGAGTCTGCCGGTCAATCGTCCGCGCCACGCAGTCAACACTTATCATCGCGACGGGGTGCTGCGATTTGACGGCAACTATGGCGGAGATGTCAATTATGAACCGAACAGCTTTGGCGGGCCCGCTGAGGATGCCCGCTTCAAAGAGCCGCCGCTAAAGATCAGCGGTGATGCCGATCGGTACAATCACCGCGAAGGCAACGATGATTACACCCAGGCCGGCAACCTCTATCGGTTGATGCCTAAGGATGAACGTCAGCGCTTGCACAAGGCCATCGCCGGCGCCATGTCGGGTGTACCAAAAGAAATAATCGAAAGGCAGCTCGGGCATTTCGCGAAAGCCGACAAGGCCTACGCCGAAGGCGTGAAAAAGGCGCTCGGGTGGTGA